One window of Parabacteroides sp. FAFU027 genomic DNA carries:
- a CDS encoding sodium-translocating pyrophosphatase, translated as MKRVLSSIALLATPLLAMASEADLKVPELTASQNSLLSIGFVVCFLGLIFGLYQFLKVKNQKAHQSMLDVSHVIFETCKTYLLQQGKFLIILFLFIAACVAFYFGGLQGSGVGNVLLILSWTVIGILGSYGVAWFGIRMNTLANSRMAFASLERKPLKLLHIPLNAGMSIGVALICVELIMMLIILLFVPREVAGSCFIGFAIGESLGASALRIAGGIFTKIADIGSDLMKVVFKIGEDDPRNPGVIADCTGDNAGDSVGPTADGFETYGVTGVALISFICLGVFPEYQAEMITWIFAMRILMIITSIVSFWINNGISKARYSNTDDLDFEQPLTNLVWVTSILSIVMTFAASYMLIGPDSTIGAKDCNLWIILSGIISCGTLGGALIPEFTKIFTSTKSGHVEEVVNSGREGGASLTILSGFVAGNFSAFWQGLVFFALMLTAYLFSTVGLSGFMVYSSIFAFGLVAFGLLGMGPVTIAVDSYGPVTDNAQSVYELSLIEDVPNVAAEIEKEFGFKPDFEKAKHYLEANDGAGNTFKATAKPVLIGTAVVGATTMIFSLILVIQKVLGVTPETILNVLNPWTILGFLCGGSVIYWFTGASTQAVTVGAYRAVEYIRQNINLDPNAEKKASAEKSKEVVKICTQYAQKGMFNIFIAVFSFALAFAFISGREVEGAEPQVAFAAASFFISYLISIAVFGLFQAIFMANAGGCWDNAKKVVEVDLKQKGTPLHDATVVGDTVGDPFKDTSSVAMNPIIKFTTLFGLLAMEIAISPNFRPIAPYVGIVFLLIALIFVWRSFYRMRIEK; from the coding sequence ATGAAAAGAGTATTGTCGTCAATTGCACTGCTTGCTACACCGCTTTTAGCGATGGCCAGCGAAGCGGATCTGAAAGTACCCGAACTTACAGCTTCGCAGAATTCTCTTCTATCCATTGGATTTGTCGTTTGTTTTTTAGGACTGATTTTCGGACTGTATCAGTTCCTGAAAGTAAAAAATCAGAAAGCGCACCAGTCAATGCTGGATGTTTCACACGTTATTTTTGAAACGTGTAAGACTTACTTGCTGCAACAGGGTAAGTTTCTGATTATCCTCTTCCTCTTTATTGCAGCCTGCGTCGCCTTCTATTTCGGTGGATTGCAAGGCTCTGGCGTGGGTAACGTGCTATTGATTCTCAGCTGGACGGTTATCGGGATCCTTGGATCATATGGAGTGGCCTGGTTTGGTATCCGGATGAATACGCTGGCAAACAGTCGTATGGCCTTTGCATCACTCGAACGTAAACCGTTGAAACTGCTTCACATTCCATTGAATGCAGGTATGAGTATCGGTGTTGCGCTGATTTGCGTGGAGTTGATTATGATGTTAATCATTCTTCTTTTCGTCCCACGCGAAGTGGCAGGTTCTTGTTTTATCGGTTTTGCCATTGGGGAATCCCTGGGAGCTTCTGCTCTTCGTATTGCGGGAGGTATCTTTACCAAAATTGCAGATATCGGTTCCGACCTTATGAAAGTGGTCTTCAAAATCGGAGAAGACGACCCCAGAAATCCCGGTGTAATTGCCGATTGCACCGGTGATAATGCAGGAGATAGCGTTGGCCCGACTGCGGACGGTTTCGAGACTTATGGAGTAACAGGTGTGGCACTGATTTCATTTATCTGCTTAGGCGTTTTTCCCGAATATCAGGCAGAGATGATAACCTGGATTTTTGCCATGCGTATCCTGATGATCATTACATCCATTGTATCTTTCTGGATCAATAATGGAATCAGCAAAGCCAGATATAGTAATACCGACGATCTGGACTTCGAGCAACCACTGACCAATCTGGTTTGGGTAACCTCTATCCTATCCATCGTCATGACATTTGCTGCCAGCTACATGCTTATCGGACCCGATTCTACCATTGGAGCAAAAGACTGTAACCTCTGGATAATACTTTCTGGTATCATCAGTTGCGGAACATTAGGTGGAGCATTGATTCCTGAGTTCACAAAGATCTTTACCAGCACCAAATCAGGTCATGTGGAAGAGGTGGTAAATTCAGGCCGAGAAGGTGGTGCATCGCTGACTATCCTTTCAGGATTTGTAGCTGGTAACTTTAGTGCTTTCTGGCAAGGTCTGGTCTTCTTTGCATTAATGTTGACCGCCTACCTGTTTAGCACAGTTGGATTGAGCGGATTTATGGTTTATTCATCCATCTTTGCATTTGGATTAGTGGCATTTGGTCTTTTAGGAATGGGACCGGTAACTATCGCTGTGGACAGTTATGGCCCGGTAACCGACAACGCTCAATCAGTTTACGAACTATCTTTGATAGAAGACGTACCAAACGTTGCTGCTGAAATCGAAAAAGAGTTCGGATTCAAACCTGATTTTGAAAAAGCTAAACACTACCTCGAAGCAAATGACGGAGCAGGAAATACCTTTAAAGCAACAGCTAAACCGGTGTTGATCGGAACGGCTGTTGTTGGAGCCACTACCATGATCTTCTCCCTGATCCTCGTTATACAGAAAGTACTCGGAGTAACCCCCGAAACTATTCTTAATGTTCTGAACCCCTGGACTATTTTAGGCTTCCTCTGCGGAGGTTCTGTTATTTACTGGTTTACCGGTGCATCTACTCAGGCAGTAACTGTCGGTGCATACCGTGCTGTGGAATATATTCGCCAGAATATCAATCTTGACCCGAATGCCGAGAAAAAAGCTTCTGCAGAAAAGTCAAAAGAGGTGGTAAAAATCTGTACACAATACGCACAAAAAGGGATGTTCAATATCTTTATTGCAGTCTTTTCATTTGCACTGGCATTTGCCTTCATTTCCGGTCGTGAAGTAGAGGGAGCTGAGCCTCAGGTGGCTTTTGCGGCTGCATCCTTCTTCATTAGCTACCTCATTTCTATTGCCGTATTTGGTCTTTTCCAAGCTATTTTTATGGCAAATGCCGGTGGATGTTGGGACAATGCAAAGAAAGTGGTAGAAGTGGATCTCAAGCAGAAAGGAACTCCTCTACACGACGCTACCGTTGTGGGTGATACAGTTGGCGACCCCTTTAAAGACACCTCATCGGTGGCAATGAACCCGATTATCAAGTTTACCACGTTGTTTGGTTTATTGGCGATGGAGATTGCCATTTCTCCAAACTTCCGTCCAATAGCGCCCTATGTGGGAATTGTATTCCTGTTAATAGCCCTGATATTTGTATGGAGATCATTCTATCGGATGAGAATTGAGAAATAA
- a CDS encoding MTH1187 family thiamine-binding protein, with the protein MSVIMEFAIFPTDKGAHVSQYVKKVVDMIDALPYKSELTPMGTIVECDTMDECLHIISKANTILEEDAERIYCTAKFDNKPGKSNQMKHKIEAVRGK; encoded by the coding sequence ATGTCAGTAATCATGGAATTTGCGATCTTCCCGACCGATAAGGGAGCGCATGTCAGCCAATATGTCAAAAAAGTAGTCGATATGATTGATGCTCTGCCTTATAAAAGCGAGCTAACCCCGATGGGAACCATTGTAGAATGTGACACAATGGATGAATGCCTGCATATTATCTCAAAAGCCAATACCATTCTGGAAGAGGACGCCGAACGCATTTATTGTACGGCTAAGTTTGACAACAAACCAGGCAAAAGCAATCAGATGAAGCATAAGATTGAAGCCGTAAGGGGGAAATAA
- a CDS encoding DNA-3-methyladenine glycosylase I, which yields MSYCKYLDQMDEGRKSLHKDYHDYHYGFPIHDDNELFGRLLLEINQAGLSWETILKKESSFRKAYDNYDIRKIAAYTEMDRERLMADSGIIRNRLKINAAIENAKTILRLQEEYNSFEKWLEYNHPKTKEEWTKLFKKTFRFTGGEIVNEFLMSIGYLPGAHDDDCPVSAEIAKRNPMWKSLRSQE from the coding sequence ATGTCCTATTGCAAATACCTCGATCAGATGGATGAAGGACGAAAGTCTCTCCACAAAGACTACCACGATTATCATTACGGGTTTCCCATTCATGATGATAACGAGTTGTTTGGCCGACTTCTGCTTGAAATAAACCAGGCAGGACTGAGTTGGGAAACGATACTGAAAAAGGAATCCTCCTTCCGCAAAGCGTATGACAACTATGATATTCGCAAAATAGCTGCTTACACAGAAATGGATAGGGAACGACTTATGGCTGACTCCGGCATCATCCGCAATCGTCTCAAAATAAATGCGGCTATTGAGAATGCCAAGACGATTCTCCGGCTTCAGGAAGAATACAACTCATTTGAAAAATGGCTGGAATACAATCATCCTAAAACTAAAGAGGAGTGGACGAAGCTGTTTAAGAAAACATTCCGCTTTACCGGCGGAGAGATTGTCAATGAGTTTCTGATGAGTATCGGCTATCTGCCCGGCGCTCATGATGACGATTGTCCGGTATCTGCTGAAATTGCAAAACGAAATCCGATGTGGAAGAGCTTACGTTCTCAGGAATAA
- a CDS encoding energy transducer TonB, with protein MKQKLFALFFALSLFNGVAQTETQSQKSDTVFVRYENGNLISCDKDKAEGYEIKDEFNPNVHTHTIRYLQSDTPMIEYEEYDQKFKNNGNNVTATIPISHGKYTEWYLSGEKRVECTYKENMLDGDFTVFYRNGKVKRAEKWKKGEWVSGECFDEDGNKTDYCSYQERASFVGGLPALYKYIGETLQYPDLAQKNGVTGIVYIKFIVNKDGSISDVSVARGVHPALDKEAVRVVKEMPLWKPGRFEGRLVSMEFTLPIRFSFK; from the coding sequence ATGAAACAAAAACTATTTGCTTTGTTTTTTGCTTTGTCCCTCTTCAATGGAGTTGCTCAGACCGAAACGCAATCACAGAAGTCTGATACAGTCTTCGTTCGTTATGAAAACGGAAATCTGATTTCCTGTGATAAAGATAAGGCAGAAGGATATGAAATAAAAGATGAATTTAATCCGAATGTTCATACCCATACGATTCGATATTTACAATCTGATACTCCAATGATTGAATATGAGGAGTATGATCAGAAATTTAAGAATAATGGAAATAATGTAACTGCAACGATACCAATTAGTCATGGGAAATATACAGAATGGTATTTAAGTGGGGAAAAAAGAGTGGAGTGTACCTATAAGGAAAATATGCTGGATGGGGATTTTACAGTATTCTATCGTAATGGGAAAGTAAAGCGGGCTGAGAAATGGAAAAAGGGAGAGTGGGTTTCCGGGGAGTGCTTTGATGAAGATGGAAACAAGACCGACTATTGTTCTTATCAGGAGAGAGCTTCTTTTGTTGGAGGACTACCTGCTTTGTATAAGTATATTGGAGAAACACTACAGTATCCGGATTTAGCTCAAAAGAATGGAGTTACAGGCATTGTTTATATAAAGTTTATCGTGAATAAAGACGGATCAATTTCAGATGTGTCTGTTGCCCGAGGGGTACATCCGGCACTGGATAAAGAAGCGGTAAGGGTGGTAAAGGAAATGCCTTTGTGGAAACCTGGACGATTTGAAGGTCGTTTGGTTTCGATGGAATTTACATTACCAATACGATTCAGCTTTAAATAG
- a CDS encoding dihydrofolate reductase family protein, whose translation MESTQIQLFIAQTIDGFIAREDGSLDWLLGLPNPNQIDHGYNELINGVDTIIMGRKTYEELLALVEEWPYPEFKTYVVTGNQEYRVKTEQTFLLHQIDREIIGKLKSESKKNIWLVGGGTLITQFLNLDAIDEMTLSVIPVLLGKGIRLFPNVPKETTFSLIKSESFETGVVNLVYRNK comes from the coding sequence ATGGAATCTACCCAAATACAACTCTTTATCGCCCAAACCATTGATGGGTTTATTGCCCGTGAAGATGGTTCGCTGGATTGGCTGCTCGGATTGCCCAATCCCAACCAGATTGATCATGGCTACAATGAACTGATCAATGGGGTGGATACGATAATCATGGGACGGAAAACCTATGAAGAGCTATTGGCTCTGGTAGAAGAGTGGCCCTATCCGGAATTCAAAACCTATGTGGTTACCGGAAATCAGGAATACAGGGTAAAGACGGAACAAACTTTTCTCCTGCATCAGATTGACCGGGAGATCATCGGAAAACTAAAATCGGAAAGCAAGAAAAATATCTGGCTGGTAGGAGGGGGAACGCTGATTACGCAGTTCCTCAATCTGGATGCCATTGATGAAATGACTCTAAGCGTCATTCCAGTCTTATTGGGTAAGGGAATCCGACTATTTCCCAATGTTCCGAAAGAAACAACCTTTTCATTAATAAAATCGGAATCGTTTGAGACCGGAGTGGTAAATCTGGTTTATCGAAATAAATGA